One Marinibacterium anthonyi genomic region harbors:
- the sufS_2 gene encoding Cysteine desulfurase, whose protein sequence is MALDIDFVRAQFPAFSQPALQGQAFFENAGGSYPCRQVVDRLHRFYTERKVQPYGPFEASRLGGEEMDEARSRLAALMGVETQELSFGPSTSQNTYVLARAFRQWMSPGEAIVVTNQDHEANSGPWRRLADEGIEVREWKIDPETGRLNPEDLEKLLDESVRLVCFPQSSNVVGEINPVIEITAMAHAAGAFVCVDGVSYAPHGLPNVGQMGPDIYLFSAYKTYGPHQGIMVIRKTLAQILPNQAHFFNGASLYKRFTPAGPDHAQVAACAGIADYIDALHAHHGGTGNSAAERGDFVHGLMRAHEVAILQPLLDAVSGRNDVRLLGPATAEGRAPTVALDLGRPAEPVAGELAKMGINCGGGDFYAVRPLQAMGVDPAQGVLRLSFVHYTSAEEVARLIDALDAVL, encoded by the coding sequence ATGGCCCTGGATATCGATTTCGTGCGCGCACAGTTTCCGGCCTTTTCGCAGCCCGCGCTGCAAGGCCAGGCCTTTTTCGAGAACGCGGGCGGGTCCTATCCCTGCCGTCAGGTCGTCGACCGGCTGCATCGCTTTTATACCGAACGCAAGGTCCAGCCCTATGGCCCCTTCGAGGCCAGCCGCCTGGGCGGCGAGGAGATGGACGAGGCGCGCAGCCGTCTTGCGGCCCTGATGGGGGTCGAGACGCAGGAGCTGTCGTTTGGCCCGTCCACCAGCCAGAACACCTATGTGCTGGCCCGGGCGTTTCGTCAGTGGATGTCCCCGGGAGAGGCGATCGTGGTGACGAACCAGGATCACGAGGCGAATTCCGGTCCCTGGCGGCGTCTGGCCGACGAGGGGATCGAGGTGCGCGAATGGAAGATCGACCCCGAGACCGGGCGGCTGAACCCCGAAGACCTGGAGAAGCTGCTGGATGAAAGCGTGCGGCTGGTCTGTTTCCCCCAGAGTTCCAACGTGGTGGGCGAAATCAACCCGGTGATCGAGATCACCGCAATGGCCCATGCCGCCGGCGCCTTCGTCTGCGTCGACGGGGTGTCCTATGCGCCGCACGGGCTGCCCAACGTTGGTCAGATGGGGCCCGACATCTACCTCTTCTCGGCCTACAAGACCTACGGGCCGCACCAGGGGATCATGGTCATCCGCAAGACGCTGGCGCAGATCCTGCCGAACCAGGCGCATTTCTTCAACGGCGCCAGCCTTTACAAGCGTTTCACCCCGGCCGGTCCCGATCACGCCCAGGTCGCGGCCTGCGCCGGCATCGCCGATTACATCGACGCGCTGCACGCCCATCACGGCGGCACGGGGAACAGCGCGGCCGAACGGGGGGATTTCGTGCACGGGCTGATGCGTGCGCACGAGGTCGCGATCCTGCAGCCGCTGCTGGACGCGGTGTCGGGGCGCAACGACGTGCGTCTGCTGGGCCCGGCGACGGCCGAGGGGCGCGCGCCGACCGTGGCGCTGGACCTGGGCCGCCCGGCCGAACCCGTGGCGGGCGAGTTGGCGAAGATGGGCATCAATTGCGGGGGCGGCGATTTCTATGCGGTGCGCCCGTTGCAGGCCATGGGGGTCGACCCGGCGCAGGGTGTGCTGCGGCTGAGCTTCGTGCATTACACCTCGGCCGAAGAGGTCGCCCGCCTGATCGACGCGCTGGACGCCGTGCTCTGA